The Lycium ferocissimum isolate CSIRO_LF1 chromosome 10, AGI_CSIRO_Lferr_CH_V1, whole genome shotgun sequence genome window below encodes:
- the LOC132035435 gene encoding uncharacterized protein LOC132035435, translating to MEAASVLSSSSTSSFSLSNMLLSSSYNTSKPQVRFIFLNSLSKCISSSGSSRLLFSSHHHSNSVGRFSLLQPSALTTVEEQSSTDTFSVQPKIDKSGRFCSPRAARELALMTIYAACLEGSDPIRLFEKRLNIRRELGYEFDKEILVKYNHMSFGGPPVKTETVEEADELLQIDENDSEIEAEVLSAPPKLVYSKLILRFTRKLLVAVEEKWDSHVLAINKVAPANWKNEPAGRILELSILHLAMSEISVLGTRHQIVINEAVDLAKRFCDGAAPRIVNGCLRTFVRDLEIAKDTRVNQSLFT from the exons ATGGAGGCAGCTTCAGTGCTTAGCTCCTcttctacttcttctttttcactttcaaatATGCTCTTATCTTCTTCCTATAATACCTCAAAACCCCAAGTGAGGTTtatcttcttgaattctttatCAAAATGCATTTCTTCTTCTGGTTCTTCTCGTTTGCTCTTTTCTTCCCACCACCACAGTAACAGCGTTGGAAGATTCTCTCTGCTTCAGCCTTCAGCTCTTACAACAGTTGAAGAACAATCATCCACAGATACATTTTCAGTTCAGCCAAAAATTGACAAGAGTGGCAGATTCTGTAGTCCTAGAGCTGCCCGAGAACTAGCTCT GATGACAATATATGCGGCGTGTTTGGAAGGGTCAGACCCGATTCGCCTTTTTGAGAAACGGTTGAACATTAGAAGAG AACTGGGATATGAATTTGATAAGGAGATTTTAGTGAAGTACAATCACATGAGCTTTGGAGGGCCCCCTGTGAAAACTGAGACGGTTGAAGAAGCTGATGAACTTCTGCagattgatgaaaatgattctGAAATAG AAGCTGAAGTTCTCTCTGCTCCACCAAAGTTGGTATACAGCAAACTTATTTTGCG TTTCACACGGAAACTTTTGGTGGCAGTCGAAGAAAAGTGGGATAGTCACGTGCTTGCAATAAATAAAGTTGCACCCGCTAATTGGAAG AATGAGCCTGCAGGCAGGATCCTGGAGCTTTCAATTCTTCATTTAGCAATGTCTGAAATATCAGTATTAGGAACACGGCACCAAATAGTCATCAATGAg GCTGTTGACCTTGCGAAACGATTCTGTGATGGGGCAGCACCCCGCATTGTCAATGGCTGCCTCCGGACATTTGTAAGGGATCTTGAAATAGCAAAGGATACCCGAGTTAACCAATCATTGTTTACTTGA